The Fusarium oxysporum f. sp. lycopersici 4287 chromosome 6, whole genome shotgun sequence DNA segment TTGCGTAGCTTGTAGCAGCCTTCCGCGGTTGAGAGAAGCATTAGGATAGGTGCCCGGAAATAGAGGCAAAAGGAGATACTCGAGATCAGGTTGTGTCGCACTGAGTgtgcttaaagggttagagtgaatatgatgagcagcagcaaatgtATGTTGATTGTTGTCTTAAGTTATCTCTTGTGCGGGGCATTCCATCCCGCACagttacttaaagcatatagctagattactaatgcctaccctgcgacagAGGGTTAATTGACGCAGCTTTGTAAGCCAGCCAAAACTAAAGAATGCCCTTTGTAGCTTGTGTCCCGTAGATAAGCAGTGAGTAGCCCAAGGAGGTGTCAGTACCGAGGGCTTGTGACATGAGTCTGGGGTCGGTTTATACGCTATCAGGGATCAACTAAGCAAGAGCTTCCGTCTGGAACAGGAGGTGCACACACCCGAAGGAGAATTCTGGTCTATAACGGCAAGGGCGCAAGGACGAGCAAGTTGATAACCGAATTCCAATAAGAGCAGTGAGCAACTATGGGTTGGCGTTTACGACATTTACAGTTGTATCATGCTTAAATAAAAAGTTCGACTtgcaccaccaccagacCCCGACACTTGACTGCCCTTGTGCTAGCGTGCCGTCTGTATGGTAGTCAAGTCTAAGTTGTCAGGGTCCAGATCTAGAACCTATGAATCAGAAGATCAAATGCGAAACCAATTAAGGCAAGGAAGGATTTATCATAGAACAAGGCGTAGTGAGAAAAGACTAACCTAGGTATGAACAAGAAGTTGCATTTGTGGGCACAAACCTTTTATCTAACGTACCAACCCTGCAACATCTGCCCCATGATCTGATACATGCGCTTGGCTTGGTCTCTGCAGTACAGGCTTGGGCGATGCAAAAATGACATGCGCATATGGGGCATGTATCATGTTTCGCAAGGTACCACGTAGCAATACAATTTGAGTGGAAAGTATGCTCACACGCCAGGTGACGAACCATGTCAGTGTCCTGAATACCCTCTAGACAGATAGCACTAAACAGGGAGGTGAGTGATCAGTCAAATGCTTCTTACAATAGCTAAGGTGTCGAGAGGACGTACCATGTCATGTCCGAACTCAGCATCGCCCAAGAGACGTGCACTACGTCTGTAAGTTCCCGTCTCATATCTTTGCTTGTCTTTGGGGGAGCAATAGAATCTAGACGAGGTAAATCTCTGTCATCAGTACTGGCGAACTCGGTCGACGCAGGTCCCCGGGAGCTGCTGGACCCTTCTGTGCCTGCGATCCTGCCATATCTCACCATCCAGTATAATCTGTATTGCTATTAGGCGACGGAATAAGTATCAATTTCTACTACATAAGAAAAACATACGTGGGAGTACATAAGAGAAACAAAAGCACCGTAACCAAAAGTGGCATCGTCATGATGACTGGGAGCCATCCCCGTAGTGTATGGTTTGTATTTTGATTATCAGTGTTCAGAGAAGCGGGAGTAGTATTGCTTATTGCAGGCATGACTTCTACGTGTAGGGCGAATCAAAGGGTCTGCGCCCTTCAAGCAAGGAAACAAAGGCAGCTAACAGGGTTTATGTGCTTAAAATGGCTTCAAATATGAAGGGTCCTGTGTAACCTGAGCCTGCATTCTTAGTTCGGGTTAAGAGTGTGGTGTTGTGCTCTCGGCTGGGTCCACCCTATGATCTGATATGATGGACATTAGGTCCGTACCATTACCTCATTATCTCACCACATCATCATTGAGTATGAGTCAAAGAGGCCGAAGTCTCGAATCTCCCCGCCTAAGTGCGTCTCGTGTCCAGAACCTAGTTTAATGGCTGGCATGTGCGAGAAACCCACCCTTTTCTTTCTGGATGAACACCAGCTACTCAGGGTTTCACCACGTAGTAGCTAGTGTTACCAAAAAAAATATGCAAAATATTAGGTGCTTGAGACATAAAAGGCATATATGGTAAGGGGGGGCCCCATAGGGacacgggtacccgtggcTCCAAAATTTtcacgggtacccgtgggcATTATGTAAGCGTCGATGGCTAACACTACGACAACTACAACGAGAAACGGCTATGGGTTTGTGCAGACCGGATTGATGCGGAGGGATCGCGGCCAGATTGGTATATGAAATGGCCTTATGAGGCCGTTCTCCCGGGTGTAACAAATTCTACTACCACTACGGCTATAGAGCTGAATACAAtgcctgctgctccttaCTATCTTCCTCACATGCTCTCCATATCTCCCCTGGCCCTCGTCTGCTAGAGAAAGGTGCGACTACTATCTCATCGGCTACTTTGACATCGAGACGATCGTTCTCTGACTTGTCCCAGTCAAGataggccatcatctcttctttggtccaTTCCCTAGAGCCTGTTGGCGTCTCACAGCACCTAGTCATTTGCTTCCAGTCGAGGCACCAGCCGTAATCGGCTTTACTATATTGTAAATGTAGACCCATCGCCTTACGATACCGCTGGTCGGTCTTGGTGCTGCCAGGCGGCTGCGCCTTGTACCAatcttctcttgctgcagTATATCTCTGGTAGATAGCTCGTGGGTCATCATACCGCAGTACCGGTGTTACCGCTACCGCTTCCACCGATGATTCTATCGCTGCCAGGCCTTTAGTTGTCGCTGGCAACAACGCGATTGTGGAAGTTTCGGCTACTGTTGGCGGATTAGACATGGCTGTCAACGTTGGTGTTGCTACCGGCACATCTGTTGCTGCCCGCTGTGAAATCTCTGTGTGCCGCAAAGGGCATGACTTTGAACTCATTCTATGACCTGTTGCGTGGCATTTGCTGCATGTTGGCTGCGCTCTGGGTTGTATAGCTGCCTCAACTACCTCGAACACACTAGGCTCCCGCCGAATGCTCGACTGTGGCTTGGCTGAATTATTAGCTACTCGATCAATGTGCTTACGAGgctcaagcagcagctgaggACTCCCGGGGCGACTAAGATGCCAGTGTCTATGGAAGTGCTCCAGACGAAGGGGCTGATCCTGCTCTTGTAGGGTCTTGAGCATATGGACACAAGGGAGACCGTGAGATCTAGAGAATGCGCCGGTACAAGCAGGTAGGTCTTCTTTCGCGAGCAGTTTCCGCTGCTCTTCGAACTTGCGTAAAGCCTCGTGAGATACCCAGCCATGTACAGCACTATAGAGAACTCCAGAGAGCTCAATCGGCACACGTGATTGCTGTTTGGCTTGGTTGTATCGTAGCTCAGCTAGTTGATTGAGCAATGCATGTTTCACGGCCCTCCAAGCCTCGAAAAGGTCTAGTGTAGATTTCCTCAGGTGGCTCTTCAGGAGAGCGTGGATACCTTCGACCCGCGAGGTTACTACGTTGCCAAAATGAGGGTATTGGTCCACCCAAGCTTTAACGAGCTTTTCCTTGTAGAGATCAAGCCAGTTGGCCTTGATATAcccaacttcttccaaatATTGCGGCAGGTAGCGCTCTTCCAACCCCTTGACGCGCTGATCGAAGGTCTCCTCGTCTGCTGATCTTACAATTGAATGCCAGCAATTGAAAAACTCGTTCCAATCATTGAGACTTTCGCGGCGAAGCTCCATCCCCCTGTTCTTGCTGTTAAACGGTATTGTGCATAAGCAGAGACCGGTTTTTAGAATCCcaaaaaaataaattaacGTGAGGAAGGAAGANNNNNNNNNNNNNNNNNNNNNNNNNNNNNNNNNNNNNNNNNNNNNNNNNNNNNNNNNNNNNNNNNNNNNNNNNNNNNNNNNNNNNNNNNNNNNNNNNNNNNNNNNNNNNNNNNNNNNNNNNNNNNNNNNNNNNNNNNNNNNNNNNNNNNNNNNNNNNNNNNNNNNNNNNNNNNNNNNNNNNNNNNNNNNNNNNNNNNNNNNNNNNNNNNNNNNNNNNNNNNNNNNNNNNNNNNNNNNNNNNNNNNNNNNNNNNNNNNNNTCTTGTACGTGCAATCCAAGAAGAGCAGGTCTGGATAAGCCTTCAGGTATGCCAATGACTCCGGGTGGGCGAATAATACTGCTGTAACTCGGTCATGTGAATCGAGCTGCATCCGGTTCCAGAACCCTTCCTTATCCAACTGGTTGGCAAAGGCGTGTATAGTGCTTTGACCCTCACATAGCTCGCGTTTGCTGTCTGCAATGCGGTTATAGATGTCTTGCTGGGTTGCAATGGTGTTTGATTTCTGGCGGATATAAGTTCTAATATCCTTTGGCGCTACGCCGGCATTTGTGAGACCACTGATCGTCGTTTTATCATTGTCGGACAATGTGCGATGTGTTGGATGAGCAGACTGGTGCCAGGTTGGCTCATGATTATGAATGGCGAATCGGCTATCTGGACGGTGCCTTAAAGTCCATGTGGTCTTGTCAAGGCTCTGCTTTGCAAGCACAGAAAACTGGCAGCTTGTGCCTCGGGTGCTTGTCTTCCGTCTTCGTTCTATTGATGCATCTGGAGGGCGACAGGCTCGATCGCAAGTGAACGTAACCGTAAGCCTCCCGGTCTTCTCTTTGTGGGACCTTCCAGTAACAAAGGCATAGCCCCGTGGTGCTGCCCAGCTATTAATCGCCTTGAATACGGCATCTCGGGATGTGTACTCGCATTCAGGAGGGAGACAGTCATCTGGAAAACGAGCAGCCGTTCCGCTCGACCCCATTTTCCACCATGCTGTGGACGAATATCTGAAAGTAGCGTAAAGAATGTAGAGAAATTCGAAGCAGACACGCGACTTGTTCGCGTTAACCGTCGACGCTTACATAATgcccacgggtacccgtgtCCCTATGGGGCCCCTGAAATTCGCGCGCCCAGGTGCGCGATTAGTCTCATTcaacttttaataattataataaaattaaagaaaattataataagaaaattaaGATCATAAGCATATTTATGATGCTATTACATATTACATATAGAgtttttataatttaatatgAATGAAATGTTAGGTTATTATAGAAAACGTAAAAAATTCTAAATGCGCATCCGGGCGCGCGTGTAGCGGGCGCCGGCCGTAACATAATGCTCGTGTAGCTTTATAAAGACCTTAGTAGGCCTAAGGCAGCctaacgtggttgataagcatgcTGATCATCCAAGTATGCTGATcaaaaatccctcatccTACATCTTAACCATTTGATCAATTATTTCTCAACCACTAAACATGCCTCAGCCATCAAATGAAgctagaatccttcttgcacttcaggcccttcaaaataacccaaaGCTAAGCCTCCGACGCGCCGCAAAAATATATGAAGTTGGCTTCGGTACTCTCCGTAACCGAcagaatggcattcaatcacGAGACGCATGGGTGCCAAAGTCACGGAGACTGACTGATCTAGAGGAACAGATAATAGTTCAATTCCTCcttgacctagattcgcgaggatttcctgCGCGACTGCGTTTTTGTAGAAGAAATAGCCAATTCTCTGCTTGCCGACCGTGACGCATCACCTGTTGGCAAGCGTTGGGCTCAtaacttcgtcaagcgacaaccagagctaaagacGCGTTTGtttcggagatatgactaccagagagccaaatgcgaagatccgactattattcgtggctggtttaggcttgtaCAGAATACAATTGTGAAGTATGGTATCCGATtagatgatatctggaactttgatgagactggctttatgatgggccTTATAATGGCCGGAATGGCAGTCACAGGCtcagaaaggcaaggaagaccaaaatcagtgcagcctggaaatcgTGAATGGATTACAGTAATCCAGGCGATTAATGCAGAAGGTCAATCGATTGCACCGTTTATCATTGGTgcaggccaatatcaccttgctaactggtaccgagaaagcaacctcccggCCGACTGGGTTATCGCAACGAGCCAAAATGGTTGGACAAATAATGAGCTgggtcttgagtggctaaagcactttgatcgaTCTACAACTAAACGATCAAATGCTCGGTATCGTCTTCTAATCCTTGATGGTCacgaaagccaccactcCGCCGACTTTGAGAGATACTGCCGGGATCACAAGATTATCACACTTTGTATGCCTGCTCATGCATCCCATCTACTCCAGCCTCTCGATATTGGGTGCTTTGCAGTgctgaaaaaggcatatggtcgagaaatagagcatctgatcagatgctctataacccacATTTCtaagaccgagttcttcccggCCTTTTATGCCGCCTTTAAAGCTACTTTTACAGAAAGCAATATCCGGgggggttttagaggagctggacttgctcctcttgacccagaaaccgtgatctcaaagcttgatgtgcagctgcggactccaacgcctcccGGGGAGGTCAGCCAACCATCAACCCcatgggtttcaaagacCCCCAAGACAGCAATTGAGGCCCAATCTTAATCTGAATACCTTGAAAAGCGAATCAGAAGGCATAAAagcagctccccagagtcaataaTAGAAGCTTTAAAGTCAAATACTAAAGCAACAAGGGCAGTTATGCATGAGGTTATCTTATTAAGGAATGAGGTCCGAaatcttcgagatgcaaatgagatactaagccggcgccggagggcaaaaaggactagactacagaaaggaggggcaATGACTGTACAGGATGCATCgcaagtaattgatcagatggatgttaatgcgcaggtagtggccgaatcatcgagaagtggtggtcgaGGAAGGTCAGAGCGACCGGGTGGTCGGCGTTGTGGTGTATGCGGCAAGGCCGGGCATGATGCAAGGATGTGTTAGGTAGTGATTGAGACCTCTGGGGAAGAGTATGgtaagtagttttaattgatcagatggtTTATTATGTTTTTAAATGGATTTAAAGTTTAGAGGCTGGAATTTTTGATCAGCATACTTGGATGATCAGGATGCTTATCAATCACGTTAATTGTCAAATATTGGGGTGAAAATCTGTGTTCTCCTTGTTGTGCTCGTTGGATTAGGACTGTCACGGGTCAGGCTCGGGAATACAGGTGAACAGGGAACGCTTTAGGCGGATAGGTTCTATTGCTACGGATAGGCACTGCCGGCAGGTCAGGCTCTATTGACAAGACGTAGCTCGAGGAGCTACGTTCGGGAGCTATCTGGCGGTCGGTCAAGATCTTCTGCGATAACGTATCGCCACGTGACTGAGATCCACTTGGCCTATCGGTCTAGGGTAACCTGGTCTGGTCTTACGCTGTGACAGTATCCCCCTCTCTAGCATCGAGCTCTGTCGAGATGGGCACTCCGTGGTCTCATCCATCAGGCCCTTTTCTGCGGTGCCCCCGCTTTTCCGGGATAACCCCTGGGGAACATCGGCACCGCCTTCCAGAAGCGGTATCCACGTAGTCGGCGAGGGACTTCAGTTGGGTCGGTGTATCCTGCCCATTTCACTATGTACTTTCATCTGGGGCGGCCTCCACGGCCGCGGCGATCCCAACGGAATCGAGGATATCTTCCACTTCCAATTTTCCACTCCTtcgaccttcttctcaaactcggACACTCGTTCGTGGAAAGTTTGTTCATTGGGTGACTGGATGATCGAAGGCCAATGGCCGTAAAACTCACTCCAAGCCTCTATTCCCGCTCGCAGGCAGATCTAACCGGTAGGTATATGGGGAGATGACCTTTGTGATCTTAAGGGGACCGATGTTCTTCCAGTCTAGCTTCTTCTGTGGCCTCAAGGTCTTGATATTCCGGGCATCGAGCCAGACATAGTCGCCTTCTCGATAGCATCTGGCGGGTCTTCTATGACGGTTCGCCTGGTCTTCGTAACGGGCTTGTGCGGCTATGCTCTCGGAGCGTAAGTACTCTAGTATCTCGTTCATCGTCTGTGCGAACTGTTCCGCATCTCTCGTGGCAGGGGTTCCTCTGACTGTGATAGTAGGCTCAAAGCCCATCCGGGGGTTAAATCCATAGTTCGCGAAGAACGGGGATATCCTAGTGGTCTCAGACTTTAATGAGTTCGCTGCGAACTCGGCCAGGGGGAGCCATCGGCTCCAGTCGTCTTGCAGGTATGACACATAGGTTCTCAGGTACTGCTCTAGTATGGCATTTAGCCGCTCGGTCTGTCCATCGGTTTCGGGGTGATATGCGGTTGATAGAAGGGCGTTGATGGATAGCTGTTGGTTAAGCTTCTTCCAGAATTCAGCCACAAACTGAGGTCCTCGATCAGATACTATAGTCTGTGGAAGGCCATGTAGCTTCCACACTTCCTTTAGGTAATATCGGGCGGTATCTTCGGCATCACAGGTTCCCTTGCAGGCTATAATATGTCTCATCTTCGTAAGTCGGCAGGCTATGATCAGGATAGCATCGTTCCCTTCGCTAGGTGGCAGGTGGGTTATAAAGTCCATTGATAGGTGCTGCCAAGCTCGCTCTGGCACGGGCAGGGGCTTTAGGACTCCTTGTCTTGCATCTCGGGCGGGATTCGATCTTCGGCAGGTGTGACAATTCTTAACCCATCGTTCTACATAAGATAGCATTCCAGGCCAGTAGTAGTCGCGTGAGAGTAGGTCATAAGTGCGGGCGCGGCCTGGGTGGCCTGCTATGGGGTGTTCGTGACTTGCTTTCAGCAGGGCAGCCTTCAGGGGGTTGTGGTCTGGAATATAAACGCGGTCTCGATAGAGTAGTCGGCCTTGTACGATAGTGCACTCGGCCAGGGTGATCTTCGGGTGGCGCTGGGCGCCTTCTCTTACGGCCTGCAGTATTGACTGTAGGTCGTCGTCGGTCTGGTAACCCTCTTCTAATAGGCGGTCGATATCCCCCGGCAAGTCTATGGAAGGACTTGGTTCTGCTGGGGCTGCAGGTATTTGTAGGTGCGGCTGGCGTATACGGGCCCTCTGAACCTTCAAGGGTGGAAGCTGCCAATTCTCTTTCTTTAGGATTACCTGGCTCTGATGCGCCAGGCGCTCATCCCCCTCCTGAGGCAGGTCTTCTGACCTCCTGGTCAGAGCATCGGGCTTAACTCCTTGCTTTCCGGGTCGATAGCTAATTTGAAAATTAAAACGAGATAGGAACTCGGACCAACGGGCTTGTCTTCGGTTCAGTAGCTTCGTTGTCGTAAAGTACTCTAGGTTCTTGTGGTCTGTGATCACCTTGATCGGCGAGGGTGCGCCCTCTAGTTCGGGTCTCCATTCCTCAAAACAGCGGATAATTGCCATCAGTTCCTTATCATATATCTCGTAGTTACACTCGGTGGCTGTGTGtttctttgagaagaaggctaCCGGGTGTAGCCTTCCTTCGTCGTCATATTGCGATAGCACTCCCGCCGAGACGTAGTCAGAGGCATCGGTCTCAAGGATTACATCTCTGGTCCAGTCAAACGGGCGTAGGATCGGGGCTGTTGTAAAGGCTTCCTTCAGCTTTAGGAAAGCTTTCTCGCAGGCATCATCCCATACGAAGGGCACGTCCTTCTTCGTCAGTCTGTTCAAGGGTGCCGTGAGCTTTGAGAAGTCACGGATGAACCTCCTATAGAAGTTCCCGAAGCCGATAAAGGCTTGCACATCTGTCAGGCAGGTCGGTGTCTTCCAGTTCTTGACCGTCTCGACTTTCAAAGGGTCCATTCTAATCCCTTCCTGGCCCACGATTAGGCCTAGGAACTTCGTCTCCTTAACTAGGAATTCGCATTTAGCAGGATTGGCATAGAGCCCTGCGGCTCGGAGCTTCTGGAGCACCAGCTTAAGGTGCTCTATATGTTCCTCTCGGGTTCGGCTGTATATCAGGATATCATCTAGGTAGGCTGTACAGAATATATCTAGGTGTTCTCTTAGGGCGTCGTTGATATAACGTTGGAAGGTTGCAGGGGCTCCTGTTAGTCCGAAGGGCATGACTAGGGATTCGTATAATCCAAAGCGTGTTCGGAAGGCTGTGAGATATTCTTCGCCCTTCCTTATTCGGAGGTTATTAAAGGCAGATACGATGTCTATACGGGAGAAGTACTTCATGCCGGATAGGTTGTTTAGGGACTCTTTGATCAGGGGCAGCGGGTAGCGGTCCTTGACTGTGATGTTGTTTAGGGCTCTGTAGTCCACGCAGAATCGAAGTCCGCCGCCGGGTTTCTTTACAAAAAGTACTGGCGACGCGACAGGCGAAGAGCTAGGTCGGATAAATCCCTTGCGTAGGTTCTCCCTAAGCCACTCTCGTAGGGCTCTCAGCTCCTCACGAGACATTCCATATAGTGGCCCAAAGGGTAGCTTCCCTCCAGGTACCAGTTCGATGTGGTGGTCTCCGGATCGGTGCGGGGGTAGCTTCTCGGCTTCCTTAGGCGAGAAGACGTCTTGGAATTCTTGTAATTCCTCGGGCAACTGGAAATCTTCGGTCTTATCCTGTAGTCCTCGGTCAATCTGTTCGAGTGTGATGGTGTAGAAGCGGCAGCTTGGTCTCTGGCTGTATAATCGGACAGCCTTTAGGGATATAGGGAGgatatccttcttccttAGGTTCTTAGGGATGCTCTGTTCTAGTTGGCGGAGGAATTTCTTTGGGATGGTCTGTAGGGCTTTGATTTTTGTAGGTTTAGCTGGCGTATTACAGAACTTCTGGCAGTATGGGCTATTAAAGGTGAAGGTGTGGGTTGCGAAGCCCACCTGGGGGTCATGCTGTTTTAGCCAGGGCATCCCTAGGACTATGGGATAGCTGGCTAGCCGGGTGACGTAGAATAGCATACTCTTCTGGAAATGGTCTGCGATCCGGAGTCCGGCACGGACATAGTGGGTAATCTGCCCACTCTCGGCGGGTCGGCCGTCGAAGACCTCTATCTCGAATGGTCTCTTTAGGGGGTAAAGCTGTAAGTTCTGGGACTTTGCCCAGCTTTCATCGATAAATCCTTTCCCTTCCGCCCCGCTGTCGGTCATGGCGTAGGAGGGTATAGGGTCTTTCCCAGTCGGTATTAGGTTAGCTGGTAGAATCATCAGGTTAGAACGTTGGTTCCCTTCGTCTTCGATAGGGATCCCATGGACGGCGGCAGTAGATAGTCTGATCTTCAGTGCGGGTATTGGAGAGGCGAGAGCCTGTCGCCGACTTAGGACAGGCTTGCCCCGTTTTCCTGATGGATTTGCGAGTTACGGGAGTCAGATCGGCTAGAGGTCGGGGACTTAGGAGACTCCTGACGGCTGGGGTGGCGCGGACTATAGGTGATAGCGGCATGTCGGAACTTGGCTGGGCCGGTATCTGGTTCAGGGCAGTCGCGGATATAGTGAGTAGATGAGCCACAACGGAAGCATTGGTTGTTTTCCCGACGATAGCTGGGGCGCTGGTAGCGGCGTTGGTTGCTTAGGTCCATAGGGTCGCCTGAGGGCTGGGCTCTCTCTGGGGGGCTACGGCCCCTTTGAGGTGAGGGAGACTTCCTTTCCTGTCGTGTGGTCTGGATATAGGTAGGTCTAACATAAGCTGTGGTAGTCGGTTTCCTGGAGATATAGGGTCGGGTCCTCTCGCGGTGTTCTTGCAGGCGGATATCTAGTCCTCGGAAGTGGGATACGAGGGTGTGGTAGCTGTAATCGGCAGGCGGGTTATGGAGGAGCATTTCTGATAGTTCCTTCGAGACGGCCTTCTCTAGGAAGGGGGCCAGGGCGTCACCTTCTATGCCGCCTTCTAAGGCTAGGCTCTGGAACTCTGCAtggaaggagaagaagtctcTATTGCCTTGTCGAAGGGTGTCTAGCTTTCTTCGTGC contains these protein-coding regions:
- a CDS encoding hypothetical protein (At least one base has a quality score < 10), with amino-acid sequence MELRRESLNDWNEFFNCWHSIVRSADEETFDQRVKGLEERYLPQYLEEVGYIKANWLDLYKEKLVKAWVDQYPHFGNVVTSRVEGIHALLKSHLRKSTLDLFEAWRAVKHALLNQLAELRYNQAKQQSRVPIELSGVLYSAVHGWVSHEALRKFEEQRKLLAKEDLPACTGAFSRSHGLPCVHMLKTLQEQDQPLRLEHFHRHWHLSRPGSPQLLLEPRKHIDRVANNSAKPQSSIRREPSVFEVVEAAIQPRAQPTCSKCHATGHRMSSKSCPLRHTEISQRAATDVPVATPTLTAMSNPPTVAETSTIALLPATTKGLAAIESSVEAVAVTPVLRYDDPRAIYQRYTAAREDWYKAQPPGSTKTDQRYRKAMGLHLQYSKADYGWCLDWKQMTRCCETPTGSREWTKEEMMAYLDWDKSENDRLDVKVADEIVVAPFSSRRGPGEIWRACEEDSKEQQALYSAL